The genomic DNA CGTCGACCTCGTAGGCCACGCAGATCGGGATCTCCCCGATGCCGGTGAGCACGTCCAGCTTGGTGAGGAAGTAGTCGGTGACGCCGTTGACGCGCGCGGCGTAGCGGGCGATGACCGAGTCGTACCAGCCGGTGCGACGGACACGGCCGGTGTTCACGCCGACCTCACCGCCGGTGACCTGCAGGAACTCCCCCCACTTGTCGAAGAGCTCGGTCGGGAACGGGCCGGCGCCGACGCGGGTGGTGTAGGCCTTGATGATGCCCAGCACGTGGGTGACGCGGGTCGGGCCGATGCCGGCGCCGACGCAGGCGCCGCCCGAGGTCGGGTTGGAGGACGTGACGAAGGGGTAGGTGCCGTGGTCGACGTCGAGCATGGTGGCCTGGCCGCCCTCCATGAGGACGTGCTTGCCCTCGTCGAGGGCCTTGTTCAGGACGTACTCGGAGTCGATGACCATCGGCTCGAGGCGCTCCCGGTAACCCAGGAAGTACTGCACGATTTCCTCGGCGTCGATGGCCTTGCGGTTGTACATCTTGACCAGCATCTGGTTCTTGACGTCGAGCGCGGACTGCACCTTCTGCCGCAGAATGGACTCGTCGAAAATGTCCTGCACACGGATGCCCACGCGGCCGACCTTGTCGGAGTAGGCCGGGCCGATGCCACGGCCGGTGGTGCCGATGGCCCGCTTGCCCAGGAAGCGCTCCTGCACGCGGTCCATGGTCTGGTGGTACGGCGCCACCAGGTGCGCGTTGGCGGAAATGCGCAGACGGGAGGCATCGGCGCCGCGCGCCTCGAGCCCGTCCACCTCCTCGAACAGGGCCTGCAGGTTGATGACGACGCCGTTGCCGAGAATCGGCGTGGCGTTCTCACTCAGAACTCCGGCGGGAAGGAGCTTCAGCTCATACTTCTCTCCGCCTACGACAACGGTGTGGCCGGCGTTGTTGCCGCCGTTCGGCTTGACGACGTAGTCGACCAGACCGCCGAGAATGTCGGTGGCCTTGCCCTTTCCTTCGTCGCCCCACTGAGCACCCACGATCACGATTGCAGCCATATTTCTCGTCAGTCTTCCTAGAAAGGGGTTGGGACGATACGTGATACTACCTGGCCCGGCGTTAGACTCCATCTTCATGCGTCTGATCGTCGTGCGCTGCGGTGCCCCGGAAGTGGAGGTGCCCCAGCTGAGTGTGCTGCGGGAACTGGTCAACATTGATTCCCTGGAGGTGCTGGACCTTTCGGCGGTCCCGGCCCGCCAGGAACTGCGCCCCCTGGACGAGGCGGCCCTCGAGGAGCTGCCCGTCGATCCGACCCCCTCGCTGGACGAGATTTCCGCCCGGCCCGACGTCGGCCACCTCGGCGCCCCGGACTTCGCGCCGCAGCGGCCCGGGCGCGAGCTGCGCTTCGTCGTCGTCGGCTCCGACGCGGCGCTGTCGGCTGTCCTGACCCGGATGATGCGCGCCGACTACCTCTGGGCGACCGTCGGCTATGTCCCCCTCCACCCGGACTCGGCGGCCGCCACCAACTGGTCGCTGCCCGCCAACCGCGCGGCCGCCTTCCGGCTGGCCTGCGCCGGCACCGTCCGCCCCGCCCCGGTCATCCGCAACGACGCCAGCATCGTCGTCGCCGGTTCCGCCACGATCTCCGCCGTCGACGGCGGCACCCTCGACGCCGAGGTCATCGTCGACGACGCCACCCTCATTTACCCGGAGAAGGTCCGCAACACCCGGGCCCGCTTCTACGGCCAGTTCGGCGTGAAGCTGGTCCCCATGACCGACGCCCCGGGCATCGCCGCCGTCCGCTTGACGACGCCCCTCACCGTGGCAGAGGAGAACCGCGGCGGCCGCGGCCTGCGTGGCGCCATCGGTTCCCTGATGTCGCGTTCCCTGACTCCGGCGCAGGTCCAGGCGTGGTCGGAGACCCCCGGCCTGAGCTGGCTGGTCGACCGGGCCCCGCTGGAACCGGCGGGCATTGATCCGCGTTCGCTGCTCAGCGGCCGCGCCGTCCAGGCCGGCGGCGTCGATCTCCGGGTCACGATCGACGGCGTGCCGGGCCCGCGGCCAGTCAAGCGGGTCACCTTCTACCGCCATCTCCGCGACCTCCAGATCGTCCGGATCTAGGGCGGGCCGCACCGTCCAGGGGTGGGCGCACCGATCGCACTCCCCGCGTGAGCAGTCCGGAGAGGGTTCACTCCCTCGCCACCGTGGACTACCCTGAGAGGCATAGTCAGCGCAATACTGTTGCCGCACATCACCCTTCTTTGACCCATTGACGTGGCGGATTTCTCCCCCGCGAGGCGTCCGCCACGACCGACGCGACAAGAAGGAAGAACGATGGCCACCAACCGACAGATCCACGACCTTTTCGCAGCCACGGCCTACGACATCAACGGCGACCGGCTGGGCAAGGTCACGGAGGTCTACCTCAACGACGACACCAGCCAGCCCGACTTCGTGGAAATCCACCACGGGCGCTTCGGCCGGGGGACCTCGCTGGTCCCGCTTCACGGCCACACCCTCGACCACGACCACCTCACCCTGGCCTTCCCGAAGGCCCTCATCCGGAAAGCACCGGACTTCGAGTCCTACGCGCATCTCTCCCGCGGTGATCGGAAGCGCTTCCACGCCCACTACGGACTGGAGGACGGGGAGGACCTCCCTCCCCGCGAAGCGGACCCCGCCGAAGGCCCCCGGGCCCGGGGCGGCACTCCGGCGACCCACTCCGAGACGGAGGCCCGGCGAAATCTGGACGTCGCCACGGAGGTCAATCCG from Corynebacterium guangdongense includes the following:
- a CDS encoding adenylosuccinate synthase, which encodes MAAIVIVGAQWGDEGKGKATDILGGLVDYVVKPNGGNNAGHTVVVGGEKYELKLLPAGVLSENATPILGNGVVINLQALFEEVDGLEARGADASRLRISANAHLVAPYHQTMDRVQERFLGKRAIGTTGRGIGPAYSDKVGRVGIRVQDIFDESILRQKVQSALDVKNQMLVKMYNRKAIDAEEIVQYFLGYRERLEPMVIDSEYVLNKALDEGKHVLMEGGQATMLDVDHGTYPFVTSSNPTSGGACVGAGIGPTRVTHVLGIIKAYTTRVGAGPFPTELFDKWGEFLQVTGGEVGVNTGRVRRTGWYDSVIARYAARVNGVTDYFLTKLDVLTGIGEIPICVAYEVDGERFDEMPLTQSQFHHAEPIYETMPAWDEDITGCTTFEELPEKARDYVLRLEELSGARMSYIGVGPGRDQTIVRHDVMAD
- a CDS encoding PRC-barrel domain-containing protein, whose translation is MATNRQIHDLFAATAYDINGDRLGKVTEVYLNDDTSQPDFVEIHHGRFGRGTSLVPLHGHTLDHDHLTLAFPKALIRKAPDFESYAHLSRGDRKRFHAHYGLEDGEDLPPREADPAEGPRARGGTPATHSETEARRNLDVATEVNPGRTGAAAEQWATRPTTEDTGQGTHWYVIEGAEDMSERDEVHVVDRTDEATEHR